One stretch of Sander lucioperca isolate FBNREF2018 chromosome 13, SLUC_FBN_1.2, whole genome shotgun sequence DNA includes these proteins:
- the LOC116052749 gene encoding uncharacterized protein LOC116052749, producing MEGAVSMPSGFALQANINIDSGGTSSGPRDYSFHSGLVFQQSLLCVPTYCAGGGHTTTSPFLNSDLIMRLLVRVCLIATLLVCYVLLSCALEHEKRKSEEFQSHDKNAESNIKVMRNYTTANDGRHKAAAPKKKVKKTGSKRVSMGPKSDITCTRMGGICQSGRYICQGRYLKDKCSGAQTRQCCMPVAAWSVLCAGHHNNRVRACDAHGCGAFNSNRGNYLHKAVDLVCDDYGIVSAPFSGSLAGPVSRKEPTGNQFDGVKLVNDVHCVKIFNIRPYRYMGPVVQGEALGYLLPLQDRFSGITSHLELQMCDGTDPSPFI from the exons ATGGAAGGGGCTGTGTCAATGCCCAGTGGCTTTGCTCTGCAG GCCAATATCAATATTGACAGTGGGGGAACGTCCAGTGGACCCAGGGACTACAGCTTCCACAGCGGGCTGGTTTTCCAACAGTCCCTGCTTTGTGTGCCTACCTACTGTGCCGGCGGCGGCCACACTACAACTTCTCC ATTTTTGAATTCTGACCTGATTATGAGACTGCTGGTGAGGGTCTGTCTTATTGCAACTCTGCTAGTATGCT ATGTCCTGTTAAGTTGTGCTTTAGAACATGAAAAGAGGAAGAGCGAAGAATTCCAAAGCCATGATAAGAACGCTGAGAGTAACATCAAGGTGATGAGAAATTACACAACGGCAAATGACGGGAGACATAAGGCAGCGGCTCCAAAGAAAAAGGTCAAGAAGACAGGAAGTAAGAGAGTTTCCATGGGACCAAAAAGTGACATTACCTGCACCAGAATGGGAGGCATCTGCCAGTCTGGCCGATACATCTGCCAAGGCAGATACCTAAAGGACAAGTGTTCAGGGGCCCAGACGCGGCAGTGTTGTATGCCAG TTGCAGCCTGGAGTGTCCTTTGTGCTGGTCACCACAACAACAGAGTGAGGGCGTGCGATGCGCATGGCTGTGGAGCTTTCAACTCCAACAG AGGTAATTACCTACATAAAGCAGTGGACCTGGTGTGTGATGACTATGGCATTGTCAGCGCTCCATTCTCAGGCTCTTTGGCGGGTCCAGTGAGTCGGAAAGAACCCACTGGGAATCAGTTTGATGGGGTCAAACTTGTCAATGATG TGCACTGTGTGAAGATCTTCAACATCCGTCCTTACCGTTACATGGGCCCAGTGGTTCAGGGAGAAGCCTTGGGCTATCTGTTGCCACTGCAGGATCGCTTCTCCGGCATCACATCACACCTGGAGCTGCAAATGTGTGACGGCACTGACCCTTCACCTTTCATATGA